From Pseudomonas sp. StFLB209, a single genomic window includes:
- a CDS encoding methyl-accepting chemotaxis protein: MNLRDLKVGTRAAAIFLLLGALVLGMGVTALFQAKRMDTATDEVREVWLPAVIALGDLGTDLGRVRALTLRAILQDDSAERERTLSMIRGINDTIPKVVKSYEDTIQVPEDRALFNDFKATSDRYHQLQAKVLATLQDGRKQEAVDLINGPLVEYADNMMASLKKLVRYNADGAVSAAKLSSDVFDEAFAVIIVALLAILLAMAVIAWVLTRSIVSPLADAVTAANRVASGDLTRDIKVSGHDEPAQLLNALNIMQHNLRDTITQIAASSNQLASASEELNSVTEDASRGLHKQNAEIEQAATAVNEMTAAVEEVASNAVITAEASKGADKSTAQGREKVNQALESIEHLVGDVSTTSQEIEQLASQVNDISKVLDVIRSVAEQTNLLALNAAIEAARAGEAGRGFAVVADEVRGLAHRTQESTQEIEKMIGGIQTGSERAVDAMQSSRQRATATLDVAQAANQALEGIAEAINSINQRNLVIASASEQQAQVAREVDRNLVNIRDLSMQTSAGANQTSAASQELSSLAVGLNTMISRFKV; the protein is encoded by the coding sequence ATGAACTTGAGGGACTTGAAAGTCGGCACGCGGGCCGCAGCCATTTTTCTACTGCTCGGGGCGCTGGTGCTGGGCATGGGCGTGACCGCTCTGTTCCAGGCCAAACGTATGGATACTGCGACCGACGAAGTCAGGGAGGTCTGGTTGCCGGCGGTCATTGCCCTGGGAGACCTGGGCACTGATCTGGGGCGCGTTCGGGCACTCACCCTGCGCGCCATCCTGCAAGACGACAGCGCCGAGCGCGAGCGGACCCTCAGCATGATCCGCGGTATCAACGACACCATTCCCAAGGTCGTCAAAAGCTATGAAGACACCATTCAGGTGCCAGAAGACCGTGCCTTGTTCAATGACTTCAAAGCCACCAGTGACCGCTATCACCAGTTGCAGGCCAAGGTGCTTGCCACGCTGCAGGACGGACGCAAGCAAGAGGCGGTGGATCTGATCAACGGCCCGCTGGTCGAGTACGCCGACAACATGATGGCCTCACTGAAGAAACTGGTGCGCTACAACGCCGATGGTGCCGTCAGTGCAGCCAAGCTCAGCAGTGATGTTTTCGATGAAGCCTTTGCCGTCATCATCGTCGCCTTGCTGGCCATCTTGCTGGCCATGGCGGTGATTGCCTGGGTACTGACCCGCAGCATCGTCAGCCCGCTGGCCGACGCAGTGACCGCCGCCAACCGGGTGGCCAGCGGCGACCTGACCCGCGACATCAAGGTCTCGGGCCACGACGAACCGGCACAGTTGCTGAACGCCCTGAACATCATGCAGCACAACCTGCGTGACACCATTACCCAGATCGCCGCCTCGTCGAACCAGTTGGCCTCGGCCTCCGAAGAGCTCAACTCGGTAACCGAAGACGCCAGCCGCGGCCTGCACAAGCAGAATGCCGAGATCGAGCAGGCCGCCACTGCGGTGAATGAGATGACCGCGGCGGTCGAGGAAGTGGCCAGCAACGCGGTGATCACCGCCGAAGCCTCCAAAGGCGCAGACAAGAGCACCGCCCAGGGCCGCGAGAAGGTCAATCAGGCGCTGGAGTCGATCGAGCATCTGGTCGGCGATGTGTCGACCACCTCCCAGGAAATCGAACAACTGGCCAGCCAGGTCAACGACATCAGCAAGGTGCTGGACGTGATCCGCTCGGTGGCCGAGCAGACCAACCTGCTGGCCCTCAATGCCGCCATCGAAGCCGCCCGGGCCGGTGAGGCCGGACGCGGCTTTGCCGTGGTGGCCGATGAGGTGCGCGGCCTGGCGCACCGCACCCAGGAGTCGACCCAGGAGATCGAGAAAATGATCGGCGGCATCCAGACCGGTTCGGAACGCGCCGTGGATGCGATGCAAAGCAGCCGCCAGCGCGCCACCGCAACGCTGGACGTGGCCCAGGCCGCCAACCAGGCGCTGGAGGGTATTGCCGAAGCGATCAATTCGATCAACCAGCGTAACCTGGTGATCGCCAGCGCCTCGGAGCAACAGGCCCAGGTGGCCCGCGAAGTGGACCGCAACCTGGTGAACATCCGCGATCTGTCGATGCAGACCTCGGCCGGCGCCAACCAGACCAGCGCCGCGAGCCAGGAACTATCGAGCCTGGCGGTCGGCCTTAACACCATGATTTCCCGTTTCAAGGTCTGA
- a CDS encoding FUSC family protein codes for MPFPRTASIPAWLRPVLRPLLDPYRRYRHARLIHAARISVGLLVSILLTSGLNLPHGEWASVTMLIVIGGLQHHGNIRKKSVERAYGTLIGAGLGLCVVVQQGYLEMPLLTYTLMSVMCGFFAYHAIGKGGYTALLSAITLFIVAGHGVNPISDGLWRTVDILIGIGLALAFSFALPLYAVFSWRYNLASGLRDCAKVYGRISHGQAVNADEHLKLTASLNATMLQLRSLLPSVSKEVKISMVELDTIQSQFRMCLSLLEILANTRPANPDPLTRALLDADYRQNRRRLLGMARALQTGATEHLNRSFEALQLPGDVPAELTGYLLMSQRLSHTLDQLQARLAKTSRRWKL; via the coding sequence ATGCCCTTTCCTCGCACTGCTTCCATTCCCGCCTGGCTTCGCCCTGTACTACGCCCGTTGCTTGACCCTTATCGCCGCTACCGACACGCCCGGCTGATCCATGCCGCCCGAATCTCGGTCGGCCTGCTGGTGTCGATCCTGCTCACCAGCGGGTTGAACCTGCCACATGGCGAGTGGGCCTCGGTGACCATGCTGATCGTGATCGGCGGCCTGCAGCATCATGGCAATATCCGCAAGAAATCCGTGGAACGTGCCTATGGCACCCTGATCGGCGCAGGCCTTGGGCTGTGCGTGGTGGTCCAGCAGGGTTATCTGGAAATGCCGCTGCTGACCTACACCCTGATGTCAGTGATGTGCGGGTTCTTCGCCTACCACGCCATCGGCAAGGGCGGCTATACCGCGCTCCTGTCGGCGATCACGCTGTTCATCGTCGCAGGCCACGGGGTCAACCCGATCAGCGACGGGCTGTGGCGCACGGTGGATATTCTGATCGGTATCGGTCTGGCGCTGGCATTCTCGTTCGCCCTGCCGCTGTATGCGGTGTTCTCCTGGCGCTATAACCTGGCCAGCGGCCTGCGTGACTGCGCCAAGGTGTATGGGCGGATCAGCCATGGCCAGGCGGTCAACGCCGATGAACACCTCAAGCTCACCGCCAGCCTCAACGCGACCATGCTGCAACTGCGCTCGCTGCTGCCGTCGGTGTCCAAGGAGGTGAAGATTTCCATGGTCGAGCTGGACACCATCCAGAGCCAGTTCCGGATGTGCCTGAGCCTGCTGGAAATCCTCGCCAATACCCGCCCGGCCAACCCTGACCCGCTCACCCGGGCGCTACTGGATGCCGACTACCGGCAGAACCGCCGCCGCCTGCTGGGCATGGCCAGGGCGTTGCAGACCGGCGCGACCGAACACCTCAACCGCAGCTTTGAAGCCTTGCAGCTGCCCGGTGACGTTCCCGCCGAACTGACCGGTTATCTGCTGATGAGCCAGCGCCTGAGCCACACGCTCGATCAATTGCAGGCACGTCTGGCCAAGACCTCCCGGCGCTGGAAGTTGTGA
- a CDS encoding Lrp/AsnC family transcriptional regulator → MSASRPPVLDDLDHRLIAALQLNARESVAVLARQLGIARTTVTSRLARLEKSKVITGYGVRLGQRVVDGGLQAYVGITVRPRAGKDVLRRLATLSEVQQLCAVSGEFDYVAWLRTESPEQLDQLLDLIGSVEGVEKTTTSIILSSKIDRGQPV, encoded by the coding sequence TTGTCCGCCAGCCGCCCGCCCGTTCTTGATGATCTTGACCACCGGTTGATCGCCGCTTTGCAGCTCAACGCCCGCGAAAGCGTGGCCGTGCTGGCCCGCCAACTGGGCATCGCGCGCACCACCGTGACGTCGCGGCTGGCACGCCTGGAAAAGAGCAAGGTCATCACCGGCTACGGTGTACGGCTGGGTCAGCGAGTGGTCGATGGCGGCCTGCAGGCCTACGTCGGCATCACCGTCAGGCCGCGAGCCGGCAAGGACGTGCTGCGTCGCCTCGCGACTCTCAGCGAAGTCCAGCAACTGTGCGCGGTGAGTGGCGAGTTCGACTATGTTGCCTGGCTACGCACTGAATCCCCGGAGCAACTGGACCAGTTGCTCGACCTGATCGGCAGTGTCGAGGGGGTGGAAAAGACCACCACCTCGATCATTCTCAGCAGCAAGATCGACCGCGGCCAGCCAGTTTGA
- a CDS encoding flavin monoamine oxidase family protein — protein sequence MNHPRHRADGQQPITMFGPDFPFAFDEWITHPAGLGSIPEHHHGREVAIIGSGIAGMVAAYELMKLGLKPVVYEASQMGGRLRSQPFEGAEGIIAELGGMRFPASSTAFYHYVDKLGLQTQPFPNPLTPASGSTVVDLEGNTYYAQSLSDLPALFQEVADAWADALESGARFSEIQQAIRERNVPRLKALWNELVPLWDDRTFYDFVATSKAFAKLSFYHREVFGQVGFGTGGWDSDFPNSMLEIFRVVMTNCDEDQHLIVGGVQQVPLGIWRHVPPHCAHWPAGTSLSSLHHGAPRPGVKRIARASDGQLAITDNWGDTRLYPAVLTTCQSWLLTTQIECEESLFSQKMWMALDRTRYMQSSKTFVMVDRPFWKDKDPQTGRDLMSMTLTDRLTRGTYLFDNGDDKPGVICLSYSWMSDALKMLPQPIDKRVRLALDALKKIYPKVDIAAHIIGDPITVSWEADPHFLGAFKGALPGHYRYNQRMYAHFMQHDMPAEHRGMFLAGDDISWTPAWVEGAVQTSLNAVWGIMNHFGGKSPADNPGPGDVFDEIGPIALGD from the coding sequence ATGAATCACCCTCGTCATCGTGCAGACGGTCAACAACCGATCACTATGTTCGGTCCGGACTTCCCTTTTGCCTTCGACGAGTGGATCACCCACCCCGCCGGGCTGGGCAGCATCCCGGAACATCATCATGGCCGTGAAGTGGCGATCATCGGCTCCGGCATCGCCGGCATGGTCGCCGCCTATGAACTGATGAAGCTGGGCCTCAAGCCGGTGGTCTACGAGGCTTCGCAGATGGGCGGGCGGCTGCGCTCCCAGCCATTCGAAGGCGCTGAAGGCATCATTGCCGAACTGGGAGGCATGCGCTTTCCGGCCTCGTCCACGGCGTTCTATCACTATGTCGACAAACTCGGCCTGCAGACCCAGCCATTTCCCAACCCGCTGACCCCGGCCTCCGGCAGCACGGTGGTGGATCTGGAAGGCAATACCTACTATGCGCAAAGCCTCAGCGACCTGCCCGCCCTGTTTCAGGAAGTGGCCGATGCCTGGGCCGACGCCCTGGAGAGCGGCGCGCGGTTTTCCGAAATCCAGCAGGCGATCCGCGAACGCAATGTGCCACGCCTCAAGGCGTTGTGGAATGAACTGGTACCGCTGTGGGACGACCGCACCTTTTACGACTTCGTGGCCACCTCGAAAGCTTTTGCCAAACTGTCGTTCTACCACCGCGAAGTGTTCGGCCAGGTCGGTTTCGGCACCGGTGGCTGGGACTCGGACTTCCCCAACTCGATGCTGGAAATTTTCCGCGTGGTAATGACCAACTGCGATGAAGACCAGCACTTGATTGTCGGTGGCGTGCAACAGGTGCCGCTGGGCATCTGGCGCCATGTGCCGCCGCACTGCGCCCATTGGCCGGCCGGCACCAGCCTGTCGTCACTGCACCATGGCGCGCCGCGCCCTGGCGTCAAACGCATCGCCCGCGCCTCCGACGGCCAGTTGGCGATCACCGACAACTGGGGCGACACGCGTCTGTACCCGGCAGTACTGACCACTTGCCAGAGCTGGCTGCTGACCACCCAGATCGAATGCGAAGAGTCACTGTTCTCGCAGAAAATGTGGATGGCCCTGGACCGTACCCGCTACATGCAGTCGTCGAAAACCTTTGTGATGGTCGACCGGCCCTTCTGGAAAGACAAAGACCCGCAAACCGGCCGCGACCTGATGAGCATGACCCTCACCGACCGTCTGACCCGTGGCACCTACCTGTTTGACAACGGCGACGACAAACCAGGAGTGATCTGCCTGTCCTACTCGTGGATGAGCGATGCACTGAAAATGCTGCCACAGCCGATCGACAAGCGCGTGCGTCTGGCCCTGGATGCGCTGAAGAAGATTTACCCGAAGGTGGATATCGCCGCGCACATCATCGGCGACCCGATTACCGTTTCGTGGGAGGCCGATCCGCATTTCCTGGGTGCCTTCAAAGGCGCACTGCCCGGCCATTACCGCTATAACCAGCGGATGTACGCGCACTTCATGCAGCACGACATGCCCGCCGAACACCGCGGCATGTTCCTCGCCGGTGATGACATATCCTGGACCCCGGCCTGGGTCGAGGGTGCGGTGCAGACCTCGCTCAATGCGGTGTGGGGCATCATGAACCACTTTGGCGGCAAGTCCCCCGCCGACAACCCCGGCCCAGGCGATGTGTTCGATGAAATCGGCCCCATTGCGCTGGGCGACTAA
- a CDS encoding carbon-nitrogen hydrolase family protein, which yields MRIAIYQCPPLPLDIDANLARLAAQAQAASRAGAQLLVCPEMFLSGYNIGRQAVERLAEAADGPAAEQVATIARHSGMAIVYGYPERATDGLLYNAAQLIDAAGNRLVNYRKTHLFGELDKTMFSAGAAHCAVVELHGWRLGLLICYDVEFAETARHLALAGADLIVVPTANMAPYDFVCEVTVRARAFENQCYLAYANYCGSEGEIHYCGLSSLNGPQGCRPLLAGEDEALLIADLQRSGIDNAKDLNNYAADRRPDLYERLLKN from the coding sequence ATGCGGATCGCGATTTACCAATGCCCGCCCCTGCCCCTGGACATTGATGCCAACCTGGCGCGGCTGGCCGCCCAGGCACAGGCCGCCAGCCGTGCTGGTGCACAGTTGCTGGTCTGCCCGGAGATGTTCCTCAGCGGTTACAACATCGGTCGTCAGGCGGTCGAACGACTGGCCGAAGCCGCAGACGGCCCGGCAGCCGAACAGGTCGCGACGATTGCCCGGCACAGCGGTATGGCGATTGTCTATGGCTACCCGGAGCGGGCCACGGACGGCCTGCTGTATAACGCCGCGCAACTGATCGACGCGGCCGGCAACCGGCTGGTCAACTATCGCAAGACCCACCTGTTCGGCGAGCTGGATAAAACCATGTTCAGCGCCGGGGCCGCGCACTGTGCGGTGGTCGAACTGCACGGTTGGCGGCTGGGGCTACTGATCTGCTACGACGTAGAGTTTGCGGAGACGGCGCGTCATCTCGCGCTGGCCGGTGCCGACCTGATCGTGGTGCCCACCGCCAATATGGCGCCCTATGACTTCGTGTGTGAGGTGACGGTGCGCGCCCGCGCCTTCGAGAACCAGTGCTACCTGGCGTATGCCAACTACTGCGGTAGTGAGGGCGAAATCCACTATTGCGGCCTGAGCAGCCTTAACGGGCCGCAGGGCTGCCGCCCGTTGCTGGCAGGCGAGGACGAAGCGTTGCTGATCGCTGACCTGCAACGCTCAGGCATCGATAACGCCAAGGATTTAAACAATTACGCCGCTGATCGCCGCCCTGATCTGTATGAGCGACTGTTGAAAAACTGA
- the pqqD gene encoding pyrroloquinoline quinone biosynthesis peptide chaperone PqqD codes for MKADRTLTPHWHTGCSLERAPDRHGHVLLFRPGGMIRLDDDAARVGELIDGRHTVEQIIEILHTRFPNLPETGTDVDDFIRRASQKHWIDLH; via the coding sequence ATGAAAGCCGATCGCACACTCACCCCGCACTGGCACACAGGCTGCAGCCTGGAGCGGGCTCCTGATCGACATGGCCATGTACTGCTGTTTCGTCCCGGCGGCATGATCCGCCTGGACGATGACGCGGCACGGGTTGGCGAATTGATTGATGGTCGGCACACGGTCGAGCAGATCATCGAGATTCTGCATACCCGTTTCCCTAACCTTCCGGAAACGGGTACCGACGTTGATGACTTCATCAGGAGAGCCAGCCAGAAGCACTGGATCGACCTGCACTGA
- a CDS encoding YqaE/Pmp3 family membrane protein, with the protein MDIIRIIIAILLPPLGVFLQVGFGGAFWLNILLTLLGYFPGIIHAVYIIASRK; encoded by the coding sequence ATGGACATCATCCGCATTATCATCGCCATTCTGCTGCCTCCACTGGGCGTGTTCCTGCAAGTCGGTTTCGGCGGCGCGTTCTGGCTCAACATTCTGTTGACCCTGCTGGGTTACTTCCCTGGCATCATCCACGCGGTGTACATCATCGCCAGCCGCAAGTAA